CCTCTCGGCCGCCGGCCTGGCCGACGAGGCCGAGGCGGCCTTCGAGACGGCCCTCCGCCTGGACCCCAACCTCTTCGCGGCGGCCTACTTCTATGCGCGCCACTGCTTCGCCAACGGGAAGCTGGAAAGGGCCATCGAGTACTTCGAATGGGCCGCCGCCCTCCGTCCCGAAGACTTCCAGGCCATCCTGCTCGTGGCGCAGGTCTACCACAGCCTGGGTCTGGAGGATGAGGCCGAGCGCGCCCGCAGGACCGGGCTGGCCCTGGTGGAGGAACGGCTGGAACGGGTTCCCGAGGATGTGCGCGCCCGCTACCTGGGGGCCAATGCCCTCGTGGCCCTGGGGGAGCGGGAGAAGGGCCTGGACTGGGCCCGCAAGGCCCGGAGCATGGATCCGGACGACCCGATGCTGCTCTACAACCTGGGCTGCATCCATGCCCTCGCGGGCGATCCCGAGGAGAGCCTGGAGTGCCTTGAACGGGCGGCCGCCGGAGGACTCTCCCAGAAGGACTGGTTCATCCACGACGGGGATCTGGATGCCGTCCGGTCCCACCCCCGCTTCCAGGCTCTGATGGCACGGCTGGGGAGCTGATCGGAGGGTCCCGCTTCACTTGCTTCGCGACAGCAGGGCCTCGGGAATCTCGCGCAACAGCTCGCCCGTGGCGGCCTCGCCCTGCACGAGGGCCAGGTGGGCCACGGCATTCCTGGAGGCCTTCACCGCGAGTTCGCGGGTCTCGGCCAAGGCGTCGTGCTGAACGATGAGGGCGCGGAGGTGGGCTTCCTCATCCTCGGGAATGGGCACTTCCTCGCCCCGATCCCAGATGGTCCGGACCAGGGATCGGGCCTCGTCCGGGGCCTTCTCAAGCAGGGTGAGCATGGGCAGCGTGAGCTTACCCTCGCGCAGGTCGCTGAAGGCCGGTTTGCCCAGCTGCTCGCTGGTGGCGGTGTAGTCCAGGAGATCGTCCACCAGCTGAAAGGCCCGGCCCACTTCCAGGCCGTACTGGCGCATGGCGATGCATTCCTCTGGGTTCCGCCCTGTGAGGACGGCGCCCGTCTCTGTGCAGCCGCTGAACAGCAGGGCGGTCTTCCGCTCCTGGATGTCGAAGTAATCCTTCCGGCTGGTGTCCAGCTTGAAGAGCACATCGTTCTGGATCAGCTCACCCTCGATCATGCGGGTGGTGACCTCTGCGAAGATCTCCATCATCCGCCAGCTGCGCCCGGCGATGGCCTCGCTCATGGCCACCAGGTAGAGCACATCCCCGAAGAGCACGGTCAGGGTGTTGCCCCAGAGCCGGTTGAGGGTGGGCATGCTCCGGCGGAGCTGGGCGTGGTCGATGACATCGTCATGCACCAGGGTGGCCGTGTGGACCAGCTCGAAGACCGCGCCGAACCTCACATCATCCTCGTTCTGCACGCCGCAGAAGCGGGACGACAACATCACCAGGGCCGGCCGCAGGCGCTTCCCCTGCCCCCCTCGGACATGGTCCGCCAGCTTCTGGACCACCTCCACATCACTCTGCAGAATGCGCTGCAGCTCTGCCTCCACACCCGCCAGCTTCGGGGCGATGGGAAGGAAATAGCGGGAGAGGTCCAATCGGCTCAAAGTCAGCCCCGGTAGTTGGTGAACTGCAGGTCCAGCCCCTGATCGTCCTTCTTGAAGAGGGCGATGACTTCCTGCAGGTCGTCGCGGCTCTTGCCGCTCACCCGGAGCTGGTCGCCCTGGATGCTGGCCTGGACCTTGATCTTCGCGTCCTTCACAGCCTTGATGAGCCCCTTGGCCTTCTCCACGGGGATGCCCTGGTGGATGGTGACCTCCTGGCGGACCGTCCCCTTGGAGGCGGGCTCGATCTTGCCGTATTCCATGCTGCGGATGCTCACGCCGCGCTTGTGCAGCTTGGTCTGAAGCACATCAATGACGGCCTTCAGCTTCACTTCGTCGTCGCTCGTGAGCACCAGGATCTTGTCGTCCTTGAGCTCGATCTTGGAGACCGATCCCTTGAAGTCATAGCGCTGGCCGATCTCCTTCATGGCCTGGGAGACGGCGTTCTTCACCTCGTCCAGGTCCACCTTGCAGACGACATCAAACGAACATTCGCTGGCCATGGGCACTCCTCATCCGGGTCCAGCCTCCAGACTAGCGCCTCGCGCGGCTTCGGGAAAAGGCGACAAGCCGGTTCAGAGTTCCAATCGCTGCCGAAGGGCGGGCCAGCCCTCCCACAAGCCCAGGAACTGGAAGGCCGCCAGAACCAGGGCGTGGTGGATCTCCCCCCGGCGCATGCGGGCCTGCCATTCGGGCCAGGAGCAGGCCCAGACCTGGAGCTCTTCGGCTGGATCCAGGGCCAAGGCTCCATCGGCCTCGCAGTCCAGGGCCAGGAAGGTGTGGCAGCGGTTGTTCTGGGTGGCGGGGTTCGGGGTGCAGCTGCCCAGGGCCACCCACCGATCGGACACGAAGCCCGTCTCTTCTCGCAATTCGCGGCGGGCAGCCTCGGCCGGGGTCTCCCCCGCATCGCAACCCCCTCCGGGGATCTCCAGCGTCGGGGCATCGATGCCGTGACGGAACTGCTCCACCACCAGGAGGTCACCCTCGCAGGTGAAGGCCACCACATTCACCCAATCGGGGCCCTGGAGGCGATAGAAGGCGTGCTGGCGCCCCGTGTGCGGGCTCCGCCGCTGGGCGACGATCTGGCGGAAGAGACGCGAATCCTGGCGCACACTCTCGGACTCCTGGATCCAGGCGGCGGCAGGATCGAAGCCCTCGGGGTGGCGGTGGAGGAGGCGCATCAGTAGCGGGGCACTGTGGGATCCAGGCGGCTATAGGCATCAATACCGCCGGCGAGGTGGGCCAGGTCCTTGAATCCCGCGCCCTGGAGGAAGCGCAGCGCATAGAGGCTGCGGGTGCCATGGTGGCAGTAGGCCGCCACGGGTCGGGTGGGGTCCAGCTCGCCCACACGGTCCGCCAGTTCGCCCAGAGGGATCAGGACGGCTCCGGGAATCCGGGCGAGGTCATACTCCCAGGGCTCCCGGACATCGAGCCGCTGGACGGTCCCGTCGAGGTCCCGGTAGGTCTCCGGGGAGAGGTGGATGCCTTGTTCAAACATGCGGCGGCCCTCCGGAGCCGAGCACCCGGCTGCAGATGTGGTGGGTGATGACATCCAGGGCCGTGCGGTTCTCCACGCCCGTGGGCACGATCAGGTCGGCCCAGCGCTTGCTGGGTTCCACGAACTCCAGGTGCATGGGCCTCACGCTCTGTTCGTACTGGTCCATGACGCTTTCCAGGCTGCGGCCCCGCTCCCGGGTGTCCCGGCGGATGCGCCGCAGGATGCGGATGTCCGCGTCCGTGTCCACGAAGACCTTCATGTCCAGCTGATCGCGCAGCTCCGGCAAGGCGAAGAGCAGCAGCCCCTCCAGGATCACGACCTGGCCCGGCGGCAGGGGGGCTTCCCAGCCGGTGCGGTCCGACAGGGTGAAATCATAGGTCGGCTTCCGGATGCTTTCGCCGCGATGCATCGCCGACAGGTGGGAGGCCATCAGCTCCAGATCGAAGGCGTGGGGGTGGTCCCAGTTGACGGGCCGGTCCCCGAAGCGCCCCTTCACGACCTCGAGAGGGGCGTAGTAGGCGTCCATGTCCAGCAGGAGGGCGGCCACGGTCTTCTTCTTGAGCCGCTTCACCAGCTCGGCGGCCACGGAGGTCTTCCCGCTCCCGGAGCCCCCCACGATGCCCACCAGCATCGGTCTGTCGATCATGACGCCCCCTTTCTTCCATCCTACTTCACACGCCTCTGCTAAGGTTCATGCCATGAAGCGCACGCGCATCACTCCCGCCCTGGCCCTTCTGACGCTGCTGGCCGGCTGCAGTTCGGAAGACCCCCGGCTTCCAGGCAACCTCTACGAGGAGGCCCGGAAGCTGAATCTGGAGGGCCGGAGCCTCGAAGCCCGGGCCATGATGAAGCAGTTGGCGGAGCGCTACCCGGATTCCGAGGCCGCTCACCAGGCCAAGCGGGACCTCTACCTCATCGAGGCTTTCGTGAGCCGCGACATGGCCGACCGCCAGCGGCAGGTCCGCGGGGCCATGAAGCGCGTCACCGATGCCCTCATCCGGTTCAAGACGAAGAAGGGGGAATATCCCGTGGCCCTGCACGAGTTGGTTCCCGAGTACCTCGACCAGGTGCCCGAGGCGCCCTGGGGGCACCCCTTCCTCTACCGGCCCTATGTCACCCGCCCCGTGGAGGAGATCCAGGTCAAGCGGGGCCCCGTGCGGCAGAAATTCAACACCAAGTTCGACGGCTATTATCTCGCCTGCCTCGGGACCGACCTCCTACCCGGAGGCGAAGGCCTGGCTGGCGACCTCCTCATCAAAGATGGCGCCCCCTGGAGCGAGGCGGGCCTCCCGCCCATCCCCCAGCCCCAGCCGGTGCGCTGAGGCGCTTGCGCCCAAGTACGCGGAATGCGGCCCAAGGGCCGCATTCCGTCGTCATGTCCGTAGGAGAGAAGCTACTTCACGCCCCAATCCAGGATCACCTTCCCGCTCTGCCCGCTCCGCATCGCGTCAAAACCCTTCTGGAAATCGTCGATACCGAAGCGATGCGTGATCACCGGGGTGATGTCCAGGCCGCTCTGGATCATCGCGGCCATCTTGTACCAGGTCTCGAACATCTCGCGGCCATAGATCCCCTTCAGGATGAGGCCCTTGAAGATCACCTGGCTCCAGTCGATGGCGCAGTCGCCCGGAAGGATCCCCAGCAGCGCCACTCGGCCGCCATGGTGCATGGCCTCCAGCATGGATTCGAAGGCGTTGCGGTTGCCGCTCATCTCCAGGCCCACATCGAACCCCTCGGTCATGCCCAGGTCCTTCATGACCTCGGGGAGGCCCTTCTTCATGGGGTTCACGGCGACCGTGGCGCCCATTTTCCGGGCCAGGTCGAGCCGGTATTCATTCACATCCGTGATCACCACATGGCGGGCACCCACATGCTTGGCGATGGCCACCGCCATGATGCCGATGGGGCCTGCGCCCGTGATCAGCACATCCTCGCCCACCATGTCGAAGCTCAGGGCCGTGTGGGCCGCATTGCCGTAGGGATCGAAGATGGAGGCCACCTCGTCGGGCACATTGTCCGGGACCTTGAAGACATTGAAGGCCGGGATGGACAGGTACTCAGCGAAGGAGCCTGTGCGGTTCACCCCCACGCCCACGGTGTTGCGGCAGAGGTGGCGCTTGCCCGCCCGGCAGTTGCGGCAGTGGCCGCAGGTGATGTGGCCCTCGCCGCTGACGCGGTCCCCGGGCTGATAACCCTCCACCTCGGCACCCACCTGCTCGATGACGCCGAAATACTCGTGTCCCACCACCATGGGCACGGGTATGGTCTTCTGGGCCCAGTCGTCCCAGTTGTAGATGTGCACATCGGTGCCGCAGATCGCGCTCTTGTGGACGCGGATCAGGACATCGTTCGGCCCCACCTGGGGCATGGGCGCCTCGCCCATCCAGATGCCTTCCTCGCGCTTGGACTTCAACAGGACTTTCATGCGTGCCTCCAACCGCACCATTTCAACATCAAGGGCAAGGCGGGCCAACTTCGGTCTTCCCGGCTTGACGATTCGAGAAACCGGCCGATAAGGTGCTTCCAGGCCTTCCATGACTTCCTCCCCCCTGCGGCCCAACCGCCATTCCAATCGGTTCCCTCGCGCGGATCGCGCGTGGGCCGGTGAGGGCGTCTCCTAGATCCCTGATTTCCCGGACCACCCCCGATTCGCGACAGCGGATCGGGGGTTTTTCTTTTGGAGCCTCCATGTGCGGCATTCTCACCATCCTCGGCATCGACCCGGCCCGGTCCAATCCCGCCGAACTCCGGCGCCAGGCCCTGGCCATGGCACGGAAGATCCGCCACCGGGGCCCCGACTGGAGCGGCATCTTCGCCGACGACCGGGCGATCCTCGTCCATGAGCGGCTGTCCATCGTGGATGTGGAACATGGCGCCCAACCCCTGATCGACACCCTCCAGGGCACGGTGCTGGCGGTCAATGGCGAAATCTACAACCACCGGGACCTCCAAGAGGAGCTGCGGGAGCCCCACGACTTCCAGACCCTGTCGGACTGCGAGGTGATCCTCTACCTCTACGACGAGCATTCCCCCAAGGACTTCCTCAACCGCATGAACGGCATCTTCGCGTTCGTCCTCTACGATCCCAAGCGGGAGACCTTTCTCATCGCCCGGGATCCCATCGGTGTGGTGCCGCTCTATGTGGGCTGGGACGAGGCGGGCAACCTCTACGCCGCCTCGGAGATGAAGGCCCTGGTGGGCCACTGTGAAAGGATCCGCGAGTTCCCGCCGGGGCACTTCTTCCTGGGGCACCAGGCGGACAAAGGGTTCCAGTGCTACTACGAGCCGGACTGGGCCGAACCCGGCCAGGTGCCGCAGGAGCCCTATGATCCCGCGGCCCTCCGGAAGGCCCTGGAGGCCGCCGTGCGCCGCCAGCTCATGTGCGATGTGCCCTATGGCGTCCTGATCTCGGGAGGCGTGGACTCGTCGCTGATCGCCGCCATCGCCGCCCAGTACCGGGAGGGCCGGGTGGAGGCGGGCGGCAGCGCCCCGGCCTGGTGGCCCCGGATCCACAGCTTCGCCGTGGGCCTGAAGGGCGCGCCGGACCTCGGCCCCGCCCGGCTGGTGGCCGACCATATCGGTGCCATCCACCACGAGGTCCACTTCACCGTGCAGGAGGGCCTGGATGCGCTCTCGGATGTGATCTACCACCTGGAGACCTTCGACATCACGACGATCAGAGCTTCCACGCCCATGTACCTCATGATGCGGAAGATCCGGGCCATGGGCATCAAGATGGTGCTGTCGGGCGAGGGGGCCGACGAGATCTTCGGCGGCTACCTCTACTTCCACAAGGCGCCGGACGGAGCCGAGCTGCATGCGGAAACCGTGCGGAAGCTCCAGAAGCTGCACCTCTACGACTGCGCCCGGGCCAACAAGTCCAGTGCCGCCTGGGGTGTGGAGGCCCGGGTCCCCTTCCTGGACCGCGAGTTCCTGGATGTGGCCATGCGCCTGGACCCCTCGGTGAAATTGCCGCGCAACGCCGCCCGGCCCCACCCCATCGAGAAGTTCCCCCTGCGGAAGGCCTTCGAGGGGCTCATCCCCGACGAGGTGCTGTGGCGCCAGAAGGAGCAGTTTTCCGATGGGGTCGGCTACGCCTGGATCGATGCCCTCAAGGCCACCGCCGAACGGGAGATCAGCGATGCCATGATGCAGGCCGCGGCGGTCCGCTTCCCCGTGAAGACGCCCGAAACCAAGGAGGCCTACCTCTACCGCCAGTTCTTCGAGCACCACTTCCCTTCCGCTGCGGCCGTCGAGTGCGTCCCCCACGAGCGCAGCGTGGCCTGCAGCACGCCCATCGCTCTGGCCTGGGATGCGGCTTTCGCGGCCATGGCCGATCCCTCGGGGCGAGCTGTTCGCGATGTCCACCAGCAGGGCCACCGCTAGCCTCTGGACCTCCCGCCCGCGCTATCATGCATCAGCCAGCAGACCTGGATGCCCGTGGTGAGCGTGCCCTCCGACCAACGACAGTTTCCCCGCATCCCCATCGCCTACCGGGTGAAGGTGGTGACCGGCGACCAGATCCTCGCCTTCCCCTCGGCGATCAACATCAGCCTGGGCGGCATCCTGGTCGGAGGCACGGAGCGGCTTCCCCTCGGCAGTGCCTGCGGTGTGGCGATCCTCCTCGAGGACGCCGAGGCCGGCAAGCGGATCGTGACCCGAGGCACCGTGGTCCGGGCCGATGCGGATGGCATGGCCATCGCGTTCTCCAGGGACCTCGAACCCGCCAGCCTCGAAGCCCTGAGGGCCTTGATCCAATCTCTGAGCCCGCAGACGGATCAGGCCTTCGAGACCGACATCAAGGCCTGCGGATAGCCGCCTCCCGACGGGAAGCGTCCGCCCACCCGAATCAGCCCCGGAGCCCCCTGTGCAGCACCCAGAATCCGCCTTCTCGCGCCTCATGGACTACATCAAGCCCGGCTCCGCCGCCCGAGGCACCGCCGAAGAGGCGTGGGTCCCGCCTGTCTTCGAGCGGTACGAGGACATCAAGCCCTGGCTGGCCGAGTCCGTCCTGAGCGCCACCATGTACGAGCGGTTCCCGGACGGCCGCTGGACCATCCAGCTCCTGTTGAAGGAGCAGAATCCGGGAACCTACCGGTACATCGTGCTGTAGGTCAGGCGATCACCTTCAGCTCGCGGCCCACCTTGGTGAAGGCGGCAATGGCATGATCCAGGTCCGCGCGGGTGTGGGCGGCGCTCATCTGGGTGCGGATGCGGGCCTGGCCCTTGGGCACCACGGGGAAGAAGAAGCCGATGACATAGACGCCCTCATCGAGGAGCTTCTTGGCGAACTCCTGGGCCAGGGGGGCCTCGTAGAGCATGACCGGCACGATGGGATGCTCGCCCGGCAGCAGCTTGAACCCGGCCTTCTCCATTCCGGCGCGGAAGTAGCGGGCGTTCTCGTGCACCTGCCGGATGAGGCCCTGGCTGTCCTTGAGCAGATCCAGCACTTTCAGGGTCGCCGCCACAATGGCCGGGGCCACGGAATTCGAGAACAGGTAGGGCCGGGCCTTCTGCCGCAGCCAGTCGATGGCCTCGCGCTTGCCCGCGATGTAGCCGCCCGAGGCGCCGCCCAGGGCCTTGCCGAAGGTACCCGTCATGAAGTCCACGCGGCCCATGACGCCGCAGTGCTCATGCGTGCCGCGGCCGTTCTCACCCATGAAGCCCACGGCATGGCTGTCGTCCACCATCACCATGGCGCCGTACTTCTCCGCCAGGTCACAGATGGCCGCGAGCTTGGCGATGTAGCCGTCCATGCTGAAGACGCCGTCCGTCACCACCAGCTTGAAGCGGGCCCCGGCGGCATCCGCGGCCTTCAGCTGGGCTTCCAGATCGGCCATGTCCGAATTGGCGTAGCGGAAGCGCTTGGCCTTGCAGAGCCGGATGCCGTCGATGATGGAGGCGTGGTTCAGGGCGTCGCTGATGATCGCATCCTCCTCCCCCAGCAAGCCCTCGAAGATGGCGCCGTTGGCGTCGAAACAGGAGGAATAAAGTTGCGTGTCTTCGAAGCCCAGGAAGGCGGCGAGCTTGAGTTCGAGCTCCCGATGGATGTCCTGGGTGCCGCAGATGAACCGCACCGAGGCCATGCCGAAGCCATGGCCATCCATCACCGACTTGGCGGCCTGGATGACTTCCGGATGGTTCGCCAGGCCGAGGTAGTTGTTGGCGCACAGGCACACCACATCCCGGCCGTTGGCCTTCATCTGGGGCTGCTGCGGCGAGGTGATGACGCGCTCGGTCTTGTAGAGCCCGGCCTCCTTCAGCAGCTCGATCTCGCGGTTGAGGTGGGCCAGGTAGCCAGGATTCACGGCAATCTCCTATCGTCAGCAACTTGATAGGATACTGCGAGGTTGAATGGCGGGCACCGAGTTGTGTCACCATCCTTGCCAACCGGAGAGGAACCGACCATGCGCCCTGCCCTGCTCCTTCCCGTCCTCCTGCTCACCTTGGCCTGCAGCTCCAAGCTGGAGCGCGGCAAGGCCGAGGATCTGATCCGCAAGGACTACCCCGTCGTGATTCCCGTCACTGTGCCTGAGAAGGCCAGTGCGACGAAGGGCAGCCCCGAGCACCTGCGTCTGGGGGCCCTCAAGGAGAATCTCGACAAGAGCGGCTGGTTCGATGCCACCGTGCTGACCGAAGGTGATCGGGAATCCTTCACCTTCCGCCTGAAAGCCGACGCCCCCAAGATGATCAAGGCCGCGCCCAAGGGGTTCTCCGTGCCCGCGGCCGAGGCCACCTTCGTCCGGGCCGTCCGGATGGAGCCCACCCGGGAGGGGGCCCGCGTCACCTACGAAATCCGCCTGGAGAAGCCCACCGCCCAATTCCCCCTCTTCCAGGCCCTGCATCCGGATGCGAAGGTGGGCCAGACCAAGCAGCGTCACGCCACCTTCGAGCGGCGCCGGGGTTCCTGGGAACTGACGGGGACCGACGAAGCCTTCCGCAAGGCCGAGTGACTTTGACCAGAGTTACAGCCTCGTCACTTGGGGGCCGGCAGGCCCTCCAGTACCCTTGAAGGCATCGAGGTTCCCTTGAATCACAGTCCCGCCTTTCGTCTGCGCCGGTTCCTGAACTGGTTTCCCCTGGGACTGACCTACGCGGCCATGTACATGGGCCGTTACAACTTCAACATCGTGAAGAACGACATCGGCGCCTGGTATCACCTGGACAAGGCCCAGATGGGCCTCATCGCCTCGGCAGGCTTCTGGACCTACGGCCTGGCCGTGGCCTTCAACGGCCCCCTCGCCGACCGCATCGGCGGACGCAAGGCCATCCTCGTGGGCTCCCTCGGCGCGGCCCTCCTGAACCTGGCCATCGGGTTCATGTTCCTGAACGGTCATGTCACCCAGATCCTGGTGAGCATGAGCCTGCTCTGGAGCCTGAACATGTACTTCCAGAGCTTCGGGGCCCTGTCCGTGGTGAAGGTGAACAGCACCTGGTTCCATGTCCGGGAGCGCGGCGTCTTCGGCGGCATCTTCGGGATCATGATCAGCTCGGGCTACTTCCTGGCCACCACCATCGGGGCCTGGCTGCTCGCCAGCTTCCGCAGCTGGACGGTCATCTGGTTCGTGCCGGCCGCCGCCATGACCTTCATGTTCGCCGTGGACTGGTTCCTGGTGCGCAACCGGCCCAGCCACGCCGGATACCCCGACTTCGACACCGGGGACGGCTCCAATGCCGGCTCGGCCGAAGACGCCCCCCTGCCCCTTCGCGACCTGATCAAGAAGGTCTTCCACAACCCCATCATCGTGTCGCTCATCTTCGCGGAGTTCTGCACGGGCTTCGTGCGCCAAGGGGTCATGCTCTACTTCACCGAATACCTGCAGGAGATCTATCACCTGGGCAAGAAGGAACACCTCTTCTGGTGGACCGGCATCGCCTTCATGGGCGGTGGCATCCTGGGCGGCCTGCTCTGCGGGTGGATGAGCGACAAGCTCTTCCAGTCCCGGCGTCCGCCCGTGGCCTTCTTCTTCTACCTGGTGCAGGTGGTCATGCTGGGCCTACTGGGCATGACTCTGGGCCAAGGCACCTGGGGCGGGCAGATCTGGGCCGTGATCCTGCTCGGCCTCACCGCCATGTTCATCTTCGGCGTCCACGGCATGCTCAGCGGCACCGCCAGCATGGATTTCGGTGGACGGAAGGCCGCGGCCTCCGTGGCCGGAGCCCTGGACGGCATCCAGTACATCGGCTCCGGGCTGACGGGCTTCGGCCTGGGCTGGATCCTCAAGACCTACGGCTGGGACGGCGTGGCCACTCACGGCCACCAGCCGGTTCACGCCTGGGTGTGGGTGGGTTCCATCATCCCCTTCAGCCTCATCGGCGCCTTCATCATGACCCGCATCTGGAATGCCAAGGCGGGAGCCGGAGCGCACTGACAGGCGTTTTAACCACGGCAATGGTGGTTAATCCGTCCTCTATTTCTTCACCAGCTGGTCAAAGGCCGCCTTCAGGCCGCCGTGGATGGCCTGCACATCGGCGGGCTTCCAGGCTTTCTGATCCTCGCGTACGAAGGTAGTGAGGTCGTTCCGGTTGTCGAAGCGGGCCACGGGCAGGTAGTAGACCCTGCTGGCGTAGCGGTCGCCTTCCTGGATGAGGCGCTCCACGCGGATGGTGCCGGGGCGGTCGCTCTGCTCCATGAGCCAGGCCATGTCATCCGTGCCGTACTGCCCCAGCATCACCTCCATGGGCACGCTGTGGTGGAGGATGCTGCCCTGGCCGTTGGGACGGCCGCGCTCGATGTTCTTGCGGCGGCTTTCCGTGGGGTCCACCCAGACATACAGCACGGAGGCCGTCTCCAGGATGGCCGGGGACAGGGTCTGGAAAGCCGTGTCGTAGCCGTGGGGCGGACAGAGGGGAAACGCGGAGCCGTGGGCGCCGCCGCGGGCGGCTTCGATCACCAGGGTGCGGCCCGTCTTGTCCTGCGCGTTCTGGCGGTTGAGGGCATCCAGTTCGGCCCGGCATTCGCCTTCCAGGGCCTCAGCCATCCGCACCCGGATGCGGTGGGGAATCTCGCCCAGGGGCTGGGAGAGGCCGACCCTGGCGTGGGCCGCATCCAGGCGGTCGAAGAGGTGCTGGGCCGCGCTGGCCACCAGGGTCTGGCGGCTGGCCATGAGGTTCGCGTAGTCCTCATTCAGCAGCTCGATGAGGACGGCCCAGGTCCAGTTGTCCAGGAAGGGCCGGTTCGGGCCGTGGTAGTAGGCGTAGCCGAGGCCATTGGCCTTCAGCTCGTCGTCGATGCGGTGCATGAGGTGGACATAGGGATAGTCGTCCAGCTGCAGCGTGGGCCCCATGTGGAAGTCGTTCCGGCACTGATCGGGCGTGAGGCTGGCCAGGTAGCGGCGCACTTCCGACTTGCCGGAGGCGGGCAGGCTGAAGAGGAGGATGGTGTCGAGGAGCTGGTTCATGGGGTCCACCGTACAGAACCTCAAGAATGCCATGCCCGGAGCGAAACGGGATCAGGGAAGGTCCAACCCGAGGGGTCGCGAGAACCGGGTTGTGCCACCTGGCTATGGCCACAATGCTGGACCTGGGGTCTCCCTGCGGAGATCCTCGCGCCTGGAGATCCCATGAGTGCCCTCATCCGCCCGGCCCGTCCCGAAGATGGGACCGCCATTGCCTCCGTGGGACGCGAAAGCTTCACTTGGGCCTTCGGCCACCTCTATGAAG
The window above is part of the Geothrix sp. genome. Proteins encoded here:
- a CDS encoding MFS transporter, which produces MNHSPAFRLRRFLNWFPLGLTYAAMYMGRYNFNIVKNDIGAWYHLDKAQMGLIASAGFWTYGLAVAFNGPLADRIGGRKAILVGSLGAALLNLAIGFMFLNGHVTQILVSMSLLWSLNMYFQSFGALSVVKVNSTWFHVRERGVFGGIFGIMISSGYFLATTIGAWLLASFRSWTVIWFVPAAAMTFMFAVDWFLVRNRPSHAGYPDFDTGDGSNAGSAEDAPLPLRDLIKKVFHNPIIVSLIFAEFCTGFVRQGVMLYFTEYLQEIYHLGKKEHLFWWTGIAFMGGGILGGLLCGWMSDKLFQSRRPPVAFFFYLVQVVMLGLLGMTLGQGTWGGQIWAVILLGLTAMFIFGVHGMLSGTASMDFGGRKAAASVAGALDGIQYIGSGLTGFGLGWILKTYGWDGVATHGHQPVHAWVWVGSIIPFSLIGAFIMTRIWNAKAGAGAH